The Megalops cyprinoides isolate fMegCyp1 chromosome 25, fMegCyp1.pri, whole genome shotgun sequence nucleotide sequence TTCGAAAACAAATCTGTCGTGTCAGTCAGCGTGATCGTGGTGACGCCACAGTGGTTTGAGGTTCGGGTGAAAACGGCTCCctcagaacagaaataaatacagcacTGTTACAGACTGCAGATCTCCACCGTGTGAGCTAAGCACCAGGGTACATGGAGTCTCTGTACATTCTCCCCTCTGCATCTGGACTgccacacattacattacaatacattattgtcatttagcagtcgctcttatccagtgcaacttacacaggttacagtttttacatgtaatccacttatacagctggatatttactgaggcaattaaggGTTAAACACCCTACCCAAGgatacaccagcagtgccccagcagggaatcaaaccagcgaccttttggctacaagccctgctccttaccacgaTACTACACTCCTACACAAAAAGACAGGGATCAAGCTGATCTTCAGCAACAGTGGAGCTCAGGTATGGGGTTGAGAGATAAGAGCGTTAGGCTGTGTATTCCTTACCTCTGTAGAGGGTGGCTCCTTGATCAGGCTGTAGTGAGCTGGTTGGGCTTCTGTCGGAGGGGGTGGGGCCGGCTGGGCAGTTGTGTTGGGCTGGGCGGGGACCAGCCTCTCCCGGGACGGCCGCTCCCTCCTCCCGTTGGGGTCGGGCGCCGGGCTGGCCGGGACGGGGACCCTCTTACTGGGGGCAGCCAGCGGCGCCACCTTGTGGACGGATCTCCTCTTGCGGGGTCTCTTCCTAGGGGCCGGAGAGCGGGCAGGGCTGATGCTGCTCTGGGCACGCTGTTTTTCCTGAGCTCCTGAAGCAAACGGAGATCCGGCCGCTTCATTCAAATCCTTACAGCCAACGTATAATGTAtccaataatttaaaaaatatcaaagcaCTTACGTAAGTATCATtaagaaattatatttttaatattagcttcagtgatttttttttacatttatttctgttgggAACTTCACAATGAGCAACAATAGAGTCTCAGTCTTGGTCCTGAGGTCCCTTGAGGCCACTGAGACCCCATCTTGGTCTAGGTCTCCAGACCCTGTTATTCAGTCTGGATCTCTCCAGACTGTGCCTGGGTGACAGACCAGGACAGACACAGGGGCCTATCAAAGGGCTCTGGCCTTGATGTGATTGGCCACAGCACGCCCAGTCTCAGCCCCATCCCTGAGGACCGAGCGCACGTTACCTCTGacgcgagggggggggggggggcgtggcaGTCTGACCTTTCTGCGTCTGCATCAGCTTCCTCATGGTGCGCAGCTCCTGCAGAATGGCCTGGAGGGTGCTCTTGCAGTTGCACATGCAGCAGCTGGCCTCCGCCGCTCCGGCCGCGGGCGGGACCACGTCTGCAGGAACACAGGCACAGAAGAGCGCGAGGTCTCGCACTGGCGCTGACATCACACCCTAGCCCTGCCCGAGCGGCCCTGCCAAGCCCGGCCActtctgatgatgtcataacGCGTAATGCCTGGTCGCGAGCGGCGAGGGGCCGCGCGCCGCAGAGAATGAGCTCCTCTCATCCCCGACTCTGCGCTCGCTCGGCTGCCTCTCGCCCCTGCTCGGGCCAGGCGGTCTGGCAGACCGCGCTCCAGGCGCTTCCAGACACCGCTCGTCTCTGGCAGGGCTGAGATTTTCCACAACTTCCATGAATTACTAACCTCCTTGTCTGATTTCGGCAGATGTGGGCTCGTGTGTGCTTTCACAGCAATGTCTAGCGCACACAGTTAATGTCAGCCAATTGGCCTGCCTACCAAATCCAACTTGAATACAACTGGAACATTGACTATCTCACCGTTTCCTGTGAATCTCTGCCCCAAGATGCTCCACAAGGGCACAGCGCTACAAACAACTTCATTGACTGActgtctgacagacagactggcCGATTTGCCGACTGGTTATCAGCGCTGGTTCCCAGTACCGGTGATAATTATATTCCTGAGCAGTAAAATCTGTAATAATGCGCATTTTCCCATCCAAACGGTGACATCACCTGCATACTAATTGAGATCAGAGGTCGTGAAAACAGAGACACTGCGGCTCTTGTAGGCCAAGGTTGCCCAGCGcttcacacaacaaacacaaacaaccgCGAGAAACACCTCGCACACAGAATTTACTTGATCCATCCTGGCTGTTGAACAGAGAAGAGATATTGGCCGCATTTATAAGCGAGATTTTTTGACTGCAATTATAAGCATGTTTGTTAAATATATCCTGAATAACAAGCTCGTTTGAACCATCTGCAGCATGAATATCTTTCGTAGGACAGAAATCcaaaagctctttttttcccgCCTACGTTCTGCAAGTAAAAACAATCATAAATTGGAAGCAGCTGACGGcaatgaaatgtctgtttttggaCATGATCAATGAGGGAGACCGCTCCAGGGAGAACAGACCTCTGGGAATTTCATTAAACCATGTGAGAAGGAATTGAAAATAATCCTTTCAAGATGACATTAAAGACCGAAGGCAGTGCAGCTTAACTGTACATCAAAAGAGTACGCCTCTGGTCCTGCGAGCTCCATTGTGATCTGTTCTCCGTGAAGCCCCGGCGAAAGGGGGAGGGCGGAGCCCAACTGATCGATGATTCGGGACAGGGCGCGGGTGTGGGGGGGACCCTACCGTTGATTTTGACCACGGTCTTGGCCGTGTTGAGCATCTTGAGGGTCTTGGAGCGAGTGCCGTACTGGCCGGGGGCCTGGGGCCTGAACGCTGTGTCGTGACTCCAGGAGCTGTGCTGCGGTTCCTCCTGGGAGGGGGCGGTGTTGGCGGTGGCGGCGGGTGGCCGAGCCCAGCCCAGCTCCAGGTCCTGGGGCTCCTGCTTCAGGGTCTCGCCCTCCCGGCCCACCCGCTGGTACACGCGCCCGGCCTTGTCGTTCAGCAGCCTCATCATGCCAGTGATCTGGCGCTTGATCTCCATGCCCTCGTCGCCTAGCCAGGCTGAGGAGCATAGCACTATTTCACCGAGAGGCTCGGACACACTTACTGATAcactgcagttcattttaaacCGCGGCATGCAGCTCTGACCTGTGTAATGCAACCATCTACAGCTGCATGCACCAACTTCAAAACTTCAAAAGTGTTCCTCCAAACAAATACACtcataaaattcaaattctgtgaggtaaataaattaattatctaactctctctcagctgcatgCGATGCCTGGGGTTTGCTGTATCACAATCACCAAGCCAGccatccatttatttattcttttttttcctcaaaaacaaataatattgtACCTTCAGGCATGGTTACACTTTTCATTTCCCCATTGACATCAGTTGTTTCGGCACTGTCGAAGTACTCGGCCTcgaaatctgaaaatgaagacatgGACCATGGCTTGCGTGGCTGCATACAAGCGCGCGCTTCAACTCCTCTCCATGCGCAAGCACGACGTACAGTTAT carries:
- the bend7 gene encoding BEN domain-containing protein 7 isoform X1; its protein translation is MEFSERKRSRKSQSFKLVNEEDFEAEYFDSAETTDVNGEMKSVTMPEAWLGDEGMEIKRQITGMMRLLNDKAGRVYQRVGREGETLKQEPQDLELGWARPPAATANTAPSQEEPQHSSWSHDTAFRPQAPGQYGTRSKTLKMLNTAKTVVKINDVVPPAAGAAEASCCMCNCKSTLQAILQELRTMRKLMQTQKGAQEKQRAQSSISPARSPAPRKRPRKRRSVHKVAPLAAPSKRVPVPASPAPDPNGRRERPSRERLVPAQPNTTAQPAPPPPTEAQPAHYSLIKEPPSTEPEVQLAEDYDVYIPKSQLDSILVNYTRSGSLLFRKLVCAFFDDATLANSLPNGKRKRGLNDNRKGLDQNIVGAIKGRLCPHRRSQAHRHTNPELQTNQRGTGGQINTFPGAHSPVPLLIHTRQLFSNSPWVRRVNDNGEPSQRSTALPTASRGSQDPETGCRSCRTRSSWPGDG
- the bend7 gene encoding BEN domain-containing protein 7 isoform X6, whose protein sequence is MKSVTMPEAWLGDEGMEIKRQITGMMRLLNDKAGRVYQRVGREGETLKQEPQDLELGWARPPAATANTAPSQEEPQHSSWSHDTAFRPQAPGQYGTRSKTLKMLNTAKTVVKINDVVPPAAGAAEASCCMCNCKSTLQAILQELRTMRKLMQTQKGAQEKQRAQSSISPARSPAPRKRPRKRRSVHKVAPLAAPSKRVPVPASPAPDPNGRRERPSRERLVPAQPNTTAQPAPPPPTEAQPAHYSLIKEPPSTEPEVQLAEDYDVYIPKSQLDSILVNYTRSGSLLFRKLVCAFFDDATLANSLPNGKRKRGLNDNRKGLDQNIVGAIKGRLCPHRRSQAHRHTNPELQTNQRGTGGQINTFPGAHSPVPLLIHTRQLFSNSPWVRRVNDNGEPSQRSTALPTASRGSQDPETGCRSCRTRSSWPGDG
- the bend7 gene encoding BEN domain-containing protein 7 isoform X3, with amino-acid sequence MEFSERKRSRKSQSFKLVNEEDFEAEYFDSAETTDVNGEMKSVTMPEAWLGDEGMEIKRQITGMMRLLNDKAGRVYQRVGREGETLKQEPQDLELGWARPPAATANTAPSQEEPQHSSWSHDTAFRPQAPGQYGTRSKTLKMLNTAKTVVKINDVVPPAAGAAEASCCMCNCKSTLQAILQELRTMRKLMQTQKGAQEKQRAQSSISPARSPAPRKRPRKRRSVHKVAPLAAPSKRVPVPASPAPDPNGRRERPSRERLVPAQPNTTAQPAPPPPTEAQPAHYSLIKEPPSTEPEVQLAEDYDVYIPKSQLDSILVNYTRSGSLLFRKLVCAFFDDATLANSLPNGKRKRGLNDNRKGLDQNIVGAIKAFTEKYCTANRIERLPGPRDWVQILQDQIKLARRRLKRGNWEAADCDDNFNRTSIKTEDFHCSEEGREGVLPTTGCGFEKTAENMDAGGEKDVTA
- the bend7 gene encoding BEN domain-containing protein 7 isoform X2, producing the protein MEFSERKRSRKSQSFKLVNEEDFEAEYFDSAETTDVNGEMKSVTMPEAWLGDEGMEIKRQITGMMRLLNDKAGRVYQRVGREGETLKQEPQDLELGWARPPAATANTAPSQEEPQHSSWSHDTAFRPQAPGQYGTRSKTLKMLNTAKTVVKINDVVPPAAGAAEASCCMCNCKSTLQAILQELRTMRKLMQTQKGAQEKQRAQSSISPARSPAPRKRPRKRRSVHKVAPLAAPSKRVPVPASPAPDPNGRRERPSRERLVPAQPNTTAQPAPPPPTEAQPAHYSLIKEPPSTEPEVQLAEDYDVYIPKSQLDSILVNYTRSGSLLFRKLVCAFFDDATLANSLPNGKRKRGLNDNRKGLDQNIVGAIKAFTEKYCTANRIERLPGPRDWVQILQDQIKLARRRLKRGNWAEAADCDDNFNRTSIKTEDFHCSEEGREGVLPTTGCGFEKTAENMDAGGEKDVTA
- the bend7 gene encoding BEN domain-containing protein 7 isoform X4: MEFSERKRSRKSQSFKLVNEEDFEAEYFDSAETTDVNGEMKSVTMPEAWLGDEGMEIKRQITGMMRLLNDKAGRVYQRVGREGETLKQEPQDLELGWARPPAATANTAPSQEEPQHSSWSHDTAFRPQAPGQYGTRSKTLKMLNTAKTVVKINDVVPPAAGAAEASCCMCNCKSTLQAILQELRTMRKLMQTQKGAQEKQRAQSSISPARSPAPRKRPRKRRSVHKVAPLAAPSKRVPVPASPAPDPNGRRERPSRERLVPAQPNTTAQPAPPPPTEAQPAHYSLIKEPPSTEPEVQLAEDYDVYIPKSQLDSILVNYTRSGSLLFRKLVCAFFDDATLANSLPNGKRKRGLNDNRKGLDQNIVGAIKAFTEKYCTANRIERLPGPRDWVQILQDQIKLARRRLKRGNWAEAADCDDNFNRTSIKTDFHCSEEGREGVLPTTGCGFEKTAENMDAGGEKDVTA
- the bend7 gene encoding BEN domain-containing protein 7 isoform X5, encoding MEFSERKRSRKSQSFKLVNEEDFEAEYFDSAETTDVNGEMKSVTMPEAWLGDEGMEIKRQITGMMRLLNDKAGRVYQRVGREGETLKQEPQDLELGWARPPAATANTAPSQEEPQHSSWSHDTAFRPQAPGQYGTRSKTLKMLNTAKTVVKINDVVPPAAGAAEASCCMCNCKSTLQAILQELRTMRKLMQTQKGAQEKQRAQSSISPARSPAPRKRPRKRRSVHKVAPLAAPSKRVPVPASPAPDPNGRRERPSRERLVPAQPNTTAQPAPPPPTEAQPAHYSLIKEPPSTEPEVQLAEDYDVYIPKSQLDSILVNYTRSGSLLFRKLVCAFFDDATLANSLPNGKRKRGLNDNRKGLDQNIVGAIKAFTEKYCTANRIERLPGPRDWVQILQDQIKLARRRLKRAEAADCDDNFNRTSIKTEDFHCSEEGREGVLPTTGCGFEKTAENMDAGGEKDVTA